DNA from Desulfuromonas sp. AOP6:
TTGGGGTCGCAGGAGACCGTGCTGGACTCCTCGGGGTTCTCAGGATGGTGCGCCAAAGCCGGCGGCGCCTCAAGAGGAGAGGGGAGGAGCTGACCCACGGCGTCGAGCAGCGGCTGGATGCCCTTGTTGCGCAGGGCGCTGCCGAGAAAGACGGGGAACAGGCGCCCGCTCAGGGTGCCCTGGCGCAGGGCCGCGGTGAGGCGCTCGGCAGGGACGGGCTGGCCATCGAGAAAATCGGCCAGAATGGTGTCGTCGAAATCGGCCGCGGCCTCGACGATTTTTTCCCGCGCCGCCGCCACCTCCGCCGTCATTTCGGCGGGGACGGGCGTTTCCTCGACGGTGCACCCCTGATCCTTTTCCGAGAAGGTCAAAAGACGGTCGCCCAGAATGTCGATGACCCCGTGAAATTCTCCTTCAAAACCGAGGGGGAGCTGCAGCAGCACGGTCCTGGCGGCCAGCTGTTTCTCCATCTGCGCCAGCACCTGCCGGTAGTCGGCGCCGATGCGGTCCATCTTGTTGATAAGACAGATGCGGGGGACGTGGTAGCGGTTGGCCTGTCGCCACACCGATTCGCTTTGGGGCTGTACCCCCTCGACGGCGCTGAAGATGGCCAGGGCGCCGTCGAGCGCGCGCAGGGAGCGCTCGACTTCGATGGTGAAGTCGATATGGCCGGGAGTGTCGATGAGGTTGATCCACAGGTCTTTCCAGTGGCAGGTGGTGCTGGTGGCGGTGATGGTGATGCCCCGCTCCTGCTCCTGATCCATCCAGTCCATGCTGGCGGCGCCCTCATGAACTTCACCCATCTTGTGGATTTCGCCGGTGTAGAAGAGAATGCGTTCCGACACCGTGGTCTTGCCGGCGTCGATATGGGAGATGATGCCGAGGTTGCGTATTGAGGAAAGGTGCGGTGTGTTCATGAGCCCCCCGTCGGCAGGCTCTACCCGATCAGCCGTTCAGGCCCTTGCGGATCTGATAGAGGTCCTCCATGTCCAGATTGTTCAGCTCGAAGTATTCCCGCTCCAGTTCTTCCACATAGAAGCGGTCCAGCCCGCTGTTGTCAAGAAAGTCCTCCCGCAGGGCCGCATCCCGGGTGGAGATGATGCCCGGCAGCAGATTGTGCAGGTAGATGGCTTCCTTCTTGATGTTGACGACGACATCGTGAAAGAGATCCTCCGGGATATCATCCGTGATCAGCCCCTTGTTGTGCAGCTCCTCCGTGATTTCCCCGCGCAGCGTTTCCTGCTCGGCCCGCGTGTTGTAGCGTGAATAGAAGTTGCGGATGCGCTCCTTGACGTGGGCCAGCAGTATGCCGTAAAGGCTTTCCTGGTCAGCAATGTCCGTCAGGCGGTGCTGCAGGGCTTTCACCGTCAGGCGCCCCTCCTCGATGGCCGCCAGCCCTTCCTGCAAACAGAGAATTTTTTTGCGGCCGAACTGTCCGAGATATTTGTTGTCCAGAATGCCCTTGAAGAAAAGCTCGGTGAACAGGGCCTGGTTCAATTCGGCGAAGGCCTTTTTGTCCCCCAGCAGACTGCGGATGGCGGCTTCGGACAGAGTGACGTTCTCCATGAAAGAGAGCTCGTTGATGTTGGCCGAAGCGTTGTCGTAGCGGTCGAAGTAGGTGACGATATAGGAAAAGCTTTCGAGCAGAGAGGTGTCGGCGCCGTCGCGGGTCTTTTCGTCGCAGGCCTTTCCCGTTTCCAGCAGAATCTGTTCAAAGGTATGGTCGCGGTTTTCGCTGGCCTTCCTTTTGGCCTGCAGCAGATTGACCATGTCCAGGGTGTCGATGCTGGCGTCGATCTGCTGCTCCTGAAAAAAGATACCTTCGAGAATCTGGCGGGTGGCGGAGATGTAGTCCTGTTCGTTGAGGTCGACGAGCTTGTCGTGCTTGAGCATGCCGTCGAGGGTATAGAAAAGGGCCTCGGGGATCTTGTTGCGGACCGAAAGGGTTTTGAGACGGGTCAGGCGGGCGTTCTCCAGGGTGTTGATCGTCCCCTTGCGATTGCAGTCGATAAGGATATTGCGGTATTCGTCAACGATCCGGCGGTTGCCGGGGCTCTTGTACATGACGTCGATGCGGATGCGCTCCTGCTGGTAGCGATCGATGCCCAGTTCTGCCGCCATGGCCTGCAAACGGTCGAACTCCGAGTCTGGGATGGAGCGGTAACTCTCGTAGAGATCGCTGAAGGCGTCGTGGTAGATCCGGTGTTTCTTGTGGATCAACTTGAGGAGATAGAGAGTACTGCGATGGCCAAGCAGGCCAAAGATTTCGTCGACGAGAAAGGCGTCATCCCCTTCGCCGACATGGCTGCTGCGCTTGAGCAGTTTGCCGAGCAGACGCACGAGGCTTTCCTGCTGCTCGCGCAGAGAACCGGAGACAGAACCGCTGAGGAAGAAGAAATAATTGTGGACGGCATTGCCTTCAAAAAAGACGCGCTCGTAACTCTGGCTGCCTTCGGTGTGGCTGGTGAATTTGAGAGAGCCGTCCCCTTCGTTGGTGGCGCCGTAGAGCACCAGGCGATTACGGATGTCGCCTTTGACCAGGTCGGCCATAGGCTGGTCGACACCGAACATATACTCGCAGAAAGAGCCACCATTGCCCTGATGGATGATCTGTTTATCATCCAGTACAATCTCGTTTCCCGGTGAGAAGATACGCAGACCTTCCGAGGTGTTCTCAAAGAAATAGGAGCGGTAGGCCTGCCGGGACGCAACCGTGGCAAAATATTCAATGCTGTCGTTGATGTGTCCGTGCAGTCGGATTTCCTGATGCATACCCGTTCCGATCTAAAAAGAATTCAACCCATTAAAGCGCAATCAGTGGGCCGATGCAAGCGTGCTCCCAGACAAAACGAGGTTGAGGCGCAGGCCGTCGTAGGCAAATTCGGTCCCCGCCGGCAGGCTGGCGCTGTCGCGGATATGCTCCACATCGTGGCTCAGGTGGGTGAGCAGGGTTCGTCTGGCGCCGAGGCGCGCAGCGGCTGCAAGCGCTTGGGGAATATTGAAATGCGTGCCATGCGGACGGAAGCGAAGGGCGTCGATAATGAGGACTTCGATGCCGGCCAGCAGTTCTTCCGTGGCTGCCGGGATGTTATGACAGTCGGTGAGATAGGCCAGTGGGCCGATGCGATAGCCCAGCGATTCACCCTGCCCGTGGCGTAGTGGCAGCGGTGTGACGAGATGACCAAAGAGCTCGAAGGGGCCGTGTATTTCGCGGGGCAGCAAACGGGGCCGATAGCCGGGTTCCGGATTGTCGTCGAAGATGTAGCTGAAAGAGCGGCGCAGTCTGCCCAGACAGGCAGGCGAGCCATAGATGGGGAGGGGTTCGCCTGACAGGCTGTTGAAGGGACGCAGATCATCAATACCGTTGACATGGTCGGCGTGGGTGTGTGTGAAGAGGACCGCATCGATCTGGGCGAGTTTTTCGCGCAGAACCTGCTGCCGGAGGTCGGTGGCGGTGTCGATGAGCACGTTCTTGTCGCCGTAGGAAAGCAGGGCGCTGCAGCGGGTCCGCGTGTTGCGGGGGTCGTGGGAACGGCACACCTCACACTGGCAGCCGGGAACGGGGACTCCGGAGCTGGTTCCCGACCCGAGAATGGTGAAGGTGAGGTCGACCGGACTCATGCCTTGAACTCACCTGTTTCGCTCTTGAGGTAGGCCATCTGCTCGGAGAGGGATTCGACGATGGCGTCCAGTTCGGCGGTGCGGTCGGCATTTTTCTCGGCAATGCGTCGGATGTCGGCTACGGCTTCCACCACCTGTCGGCTGCGGCTGGTCTGCTCCCGGGTGGCCGCATCGATGCGCTCGATCATGTCGCGGATGGTCTCCATGCCGGTGTTGATCTGCCGACTTCCCTTGGCCTGCTCCGAAGTGGCGTATTTACCCTGCAGGGCAATTTCCTTCATGGCCTCGGAGGCCTTGACCAGCTGTTTGCTGCCGGTAGACTGCTGGTCAACCGCCGTGGCAATCTGGTGAAGCATGGACGAAATCTGGTTGATCGAGGAGGTGATCTGATGGCTGCCCTTGGACTGTTCCTGCGTAGCCCGCACAATCCCGCGCACCTGCTCCATGGCCCTGGTGGTACTGAGGCGGATTTTTTCCAGCGCCTCGCTGGAGGTTCGGGAGCGGCCCACTTCTTCATGAACGCGTTGGCTGCCGGCCTGAATGGCCTGCACGGCCTCAGCTGTTCCCTGCTGCAGGTTGGTGATGATGCCGCCGATTTCCCGGGTGGAGACAGCCGTGCGGTCAGCCAGCTCGCGGATCTCGTCCGCGACCACGGCAAAGCCTTTGCCGTGCTCCCCGGCCTGGGCGGCAATGATGGCGGCGTTGAGGGCCAGCAGGCTGGTCTGGTCAGCGATCTCGTCGATGACGGTGAGAATGCGGCCGATGGCTTTGGACTGACTCCCCAGTTCTTCGATGGCTTCCCCGGCCCGGTCGACCGTCTGTCGTATGGCACCTATGCCATCGATGGTTGCGTCGACGGCTTCCTTGCCCCGCTGGGCGTCGAGGGTGGCCTCTTCGGCCAGGCGGCTGGTCTGCTCGGCATTTTCATCAATTTCCTTGATGGAGGCATCCAGCTCGGTGATGGACGACGCCGTCACTTCCGTGGAAGAGGACAGCATGTCAAGACTTTCGTTAATCTGCTGGTTTGAAACGGACATTTCATGGATAGAAGAGGAAACCTCCTCCACGGTGGTAAAAAGGGTTTCCATCTGCGTGGCAATCTGTTCGATGGTGGCGCTCAGCTCCAGGGTGGCGGAAGAGCTGCCTTCGACCCCGTCCACCAGGCTGCCGGTACTTTCGGCGATGCCGGCGATGGACTCATCGAAAGACTGGATGGCCCGGTGGGATTCGTCCAGGGAATGAGCCTGGTTGACCGCATCTTCGCGGACTTGACGACTGGACTGCTGGATCTTGGTCGTGGCGTCGGCCAGGCCGTTGGCCACCTCGCGGGTACGGCGTACCATCTGGGCCAGCCGGTCGACAAAATGATTAAAGGACGTCGCCAGCTCGCCAACCTCGTCCTGGCTGGTGACTTTCAGGTGGCGGGTAAGGTCCCCCTCGCCTTCGGATATCTCGCGCAGGCTCTGCACCAGTTGTCGCAGGGGGCGGACGATATTGTTGGAAAGACTTCTGCCGATGAGGGCGGCCAGGAGGGCCGCTATAGCCAGAATGGCGAGTAGAATGAAGTTGGTGCGGGATTTGGCCTCGAACATGGAAGAGCTGTCCAAGGCCATGATGACGCCGCGTTTGGCGCCGCCGAAGGTGTTGATAAAAAGGGCATGCGGTGTGCCGTCTATGGTGCGGTAGCGTACCCGTTTAGGAATGACCTCCTGCGCATCGAACTGCTGCAGCTCGGCTTCCGTCGGCGCGAAAATGCGGGGATCAATCTCCCGGAGCCCCTCCAAGGTGGCCGAAAAAATACCCTTTTCATCAAAGAAGGCCACTTCGGCGTCGCTTAGGGACCTGATCTTCTTTGCATAGTGGTCATCGAGAAAGACCACACCAATAAGATGACCGAGGGGCGCTCCCGCCAGCTGTACAGGGCCGGCTGCCACGATGGCCAGACGGTCGTCAAAAAGCTGAATGCCCACCAGGGTGTCTCCTTCGAAGCTGCCTCTGATGATCGGATGGTCCCTTCGGTCGCCCGGGGTCTGGTCGGTGTCGCTCCCCTGACGCAGGAGAAGCTGTCCCTCCGCATCGAGGACTTCAATCAGATCAAAGTCAAATCGGTCCAGCGTCTCATTCAAAGCGCTATCCAGCTGTGCGGTATTGCCGGAAAAACCGGCAGAATAGACGGCATTGACCATGAGAGGATTTTGTGCCAGCAGTCTGATGTAATTGGCTTTTTCCGCTTGGGAATAGGTGGTGCTCCGCTCAACAAAGCCCGAGACCACCTTGGCGCGGGATTGCATGTTCTTTTCAAGTTGCTGATTGTTGAGGCGGGCCGTAAAGGCAAGGGCTACGGCCACGGGAATAATGGCAAAAGCCAGCAGCGCAAGCAGGATTTTCCAGCGCAGGTTCAGCGATGAGAACATAGGGGCACCCCGGGCGAGGATTGGTGAAGCGGAAAAAACGAATCCGGCAGCCGGTCAGGCTGCCGGGTCGTCTGAGGGTTGAAATTTAGCACTTTCAGGATAGCCTGGCAACAAGTAATACGGCTAAGCTGTTGATCTGGCGTTATAGTTGTGGTCCACGGCAGGCTGGTTTGGCGACGGGCGAAGACGAGCGGCCGCTGGAGTCAGCCTGTTGTTCAGTCCATGATAAGAACCTGCAGCACCACGGTATCGCCGCCGGCTAGAGCCATGGGGAAGCGCAGGCCGTAAGGTTCGTTGGGTGGCATCTGCAGCTGACTGCCGGAAAGGATCTCGGGCGGATGGATATCCAGCGGCTTGCCCATCTGGGCCGCTTTGGCGGCAATGTTTCCGCAGACGATGTTGATGAACTCCATGACGGAATCGAGCAGCACCTCTTCGGATTCGTTGTCGACCTCTTCCTCTTTGAGAATGGCCCGGGCCAGAATTTTCTGGACTTCTGCCGACACCGCCAGAATGTAGCGGCCGCTGGCCGCGCCGGAAAAGGCCATGGCAGCGACCACATCGGCCTGTGGCAGCTCTTTGCTTTCAAGGCAGTTGTCCGGACGCAGAGCGATATTGCCTACCCGTGCCAGCATCTTGAAGGAGAGGTCCGCCATGATCTCCAGCAGGGGACGGTGGGGCAGCGCCGCCGGGATGGCGACCGCATCGGCGGCGTAGGGAGCCTGATCGGCCTTGAAAGCCTCCAGATAGCCTTCCAGGTCCGTTTCTTTGAGGCCGCCGACGCGAACAAGTGCCTCGCCCAGGTACAGATGACCGTTTTTCTGGCGCGTCAGGATCTGCTGCATCTGCTCTGGCGAGATCAGGCCGAGTTTGAGCGCCATGTCGCCGAAACGCAGGTCTTCCGAACGCTGGGCGTCATGGATCTTTTCCACCTGGGTTTCCGTGAGAAAACCCATGACCATGGCGATTTCACCGAATTTCAGATTGGTGGCTTCCTGCATCTCGATGGCTTTGAGCAGGTCCTCCCGTGTGATGGCCCCTTTTTCCATGAGGAACTGGCCGAAAAATTTTACCGCCATTGTGAACTCCTTGGCTTGAGATGGAAATGTGGTAATGGCCGATGTAAAGGATCAGAGGGCCTGCAGTACGCGCAGGACGCTCTCTTCGTTGAAAGGCTTGGAGATGACCTCGCGCGCCCCCAGCTTCAGGGCTTCCTGGTATTTATCCCCAACGCCGCCGAGGGAGGTGACCATGACGACTTTGTAGCCGCGATTCATGGCCACCAGGGTGCGCAGGGCCGTGAGCCCATCCATGACCGGCATGTTCATATCCATGCAGATGATCTCCGGGTTTTCGGTCTGACTCATGCGGATGGCTTCCGCTCCATTTTTGGCATGACCGACCACCTGGAACGCGCCCGAGCCGGTGATTATCTTTTCCAGCTGGCGGGCCACGGAAATGCTGTCATCCACAATCAAGACACGTTTCATTAGATGTACCTCCGTTGGCATAGTATGGAAGAGGGAATGATGAATATTGGCAGAGCCCTGAACTCCCCACCATGCACAGATCGTGCAAATTTCGACCGCGGAAACATAAAAAGAGATTAAGGTATAGAAGCCTTTGAAATCAAGATTATTAATGGTGCGGGTGATTTGAGTTAAAAGGGCAGGCGCGTATCTACTGTCGGGCCAGTGTGCCAGGTTACATAATTGGGAAATAAAAAAAGGCAGATCTTATCGACCTGCCTTTTCAAACGGGATAGGGGAAGCTCAGCAGCATCCGCCTTTTTCAGGAAGGATCGTGAACCCTTCTCCCATGGCGTTTTTGACGTAGTCTACGGTATGCCGGCGGGAGAGACTGCTGACCGATTCATCCATCAGCACGTCGAGCCCGTTGATCTTGCTGACCTCTTCATTCTCTTTAAGCTCATCCAGAGCCAGGCCCAGGCTGGGCCCGCCTCAGCCAAAACCTTGAATGACAACCCGCAGCATTTTGCCGGGGTTCTCCTGGAGCACCTTCTCCAGGACGTCCTTAGCCGAATCGGTGATGTCGATCATCTCTTACTCCTTGGTGTTGGGGTTGCTACTGCCCCATGACTAATATGTCGTTCGTCTAATGTCAAATATGAATTATTTAATATTTGTGGGCTGTCCGCGTCTTGGCCCAGGGGTCAGGCGCAGTGCTCTTGGCCGTAAATCGCTCTGACCACGAAACCTTTTCCAGTGCGGTTGTTGATATAGTCGATGACCTGGGCCTCGGCAAAGGGTTTGACGTTTTCATCTATCAGCACCTCGAGTCCACTGATCTGGCTGATTTCTTCCTTGTCTCTCGGCTCATCCAGAGCCAGCCCCAGTCGGGGCCCGCCTCAGCCAAAGCCATCGAAGGTGACGCGAAGATACTTGCCCGGGTTGTTGAGCAGAATGTTTGTCAGTTTGTCTTGCGCCTTCTCGGTAATGGTCATTGGAAACCTCCGGAAGAGTTGAAAAGAAATATATATGGAAAAATATATAAGTGGAGGGGTGTTTGTCAAGGGAAAATATCGACAAAGCGGGGAGTTAGACGATAATTCCCGAAAAGATTTAAGTGTCGCGGGGAGTCAAGCTGATGGCGGGGGTGGCCAGCCGGGCTAAGAGGTCTGCTCCACCAGCAACCCCTCCTCAATCTCCCGGGGACCGGTGGTGTAGAGCGCATCGACAAAGGCGGTGAAGAAGCTGCCGGGTGCCTGGGCCGTGCGCCAGGCCAAGTCGCCGCAGAGGCCGTAAAAGGCGGTGGCGGCGGCGCTGGCCTTGAGCCGATCGTCGCTCTCCACGGCACAAAAGGCGGCGGTGACCGCCGACAGGCCGCAGCCCAGGCCGGTGACCCGGGTCATGATGGGCTGGCCGTTGCTGACGCGGAAGGTGCGTTCGCCGTCGGTGATGAGATCCTTTTCGCCGGAGATGGAGAGGATGCAGCCGGTTTCGCGGGCCAGGGTGCGGGCGGCTTCGGCCACTTCAGGTGAGAGGGCGAGGGAGGAATCGACGCCCTTGGTGCGCACCTCGGCGTCGGCGAGGGAAAAGATCTCAGAGGCGTTGCCGCGCAGCACACTGACGGTGGCGTGATTCAGGATTTTCTTCACCGTGCCGGTGCGCAGGGAGGTGGCGCCGGCACCCACCGGGTCAAGGATGATGGGAATGTGATGATGGTTGGCGGTTTCGGCGGCCAGCAGCATGGATTCGACCCAGGCATCCTCCAGGGTGCCGATGTTCAGCACCAGGGCGCCGGCCAGGGCGGTCATCTCCTTGATCTCCTGCGGGCAGTGGGCCATAACGGGGGAGGCCCCGAGAGCCAGCAGAATATTCGCCGATGAATTCATCACCACAAAGTTGGTGATGTTGTGGATGAGGGGAGCGTTTTTTTTCACCCGGTCAAGCCGGTCAATGGTGTATGCTTTCATGTCCATGGGGCCAAAGCTCCTTGCTGATTCTCAGGAATGAGATGATGTACCTGCAGAAAATTACCATAAAACAAGTGGAAAGATGAGGATGAATTGTACCCCCCTTGAGACGCTGCGCAATGTTTTCGGCTACAGCGCCTTTCGCCCCTACCAGCAACCTATCGTCGACGCCCTGATTGCCGGCGAAGACGCCTTTGTCCTTATGCCCACCGGCGGCGGCAAGTCTCTGTGCTATCAGATTCCGGCTCTGCATCGCCCCGGCGTGGCCATCGTGGTGTCGCCACTGATCTCTCTGATGAAAGATCAGGTTGACGCCCTGCGGGCCAACGGGGTCAGGACGGCCTTCTACAACTCCTCGCTCGGAGCGCCCGAAGCCCGGCAGGTTCTGGCCCAGCTGCATGCCGGCGACCTCGATCTCCTCTATGTCGCCCCGGAACGTCTGATGAGCGACGGCTTCATTGAGCGGCTGCAGTGTATTGAGCTGGCCCTCTTCGCCATCGATGAGGCCCACTGCGTCTCCCAGTGGGGGCATGATTTTCGCCCCGAATATGTGCAGCTCGGCCGTTTGCGCCAGCTCTTCCCCCAGGTCCCTCTCATTGCCCTGACTGCTACCGCCGACCCCCAGACCCGCACCGATATCCTGGCGCGCCTCGGGCTGCAGCGGGCGACCTGCTATGCCGCCGGCTTCGACCGGCCCAACATCCGCTATACCGTCGTGGAGAAATCCCGTCCCGCCAACCAGCTGTTGACCTTCCTGCAGGGTCATGAAGGGGAGGCAGGCATCGTCTACGCCCTCTCCCGCAAGCGGGTGGAAGAGGTGGCGGCTCGCCTGTGCGAAGCCGGCTTTCGGGCCGGGGCCTATCACGCCGGCCTGCCCGACGGCGAACGCCAGCGGGTACAGGAGGCCTTCCTGCGCGATGACCTGCAGATTGTCGTCGCTACCGTCGCCTTCGGCATGGGCATCGACAAGCCGAACGTGCGCTTCGTCGTCCATTACGACCTGCCCAAGAATATCGAAAGCTATTATCAGGAGACCGGCCGCGCCGGTCGCGACGGTCTGCCGGCGGAAGCCCTGCTGCTGTTTGGCTATGGCGATATCGCCATCTCCCGCGGTCTTATCGAAAAGGGCGGCAACGAGGAGCAGAACCGCATCGAGCTGCACAAACTCAATTCCATGGTCGGCTTCGCCGAACCCCTGACCTGCCGGCGGCGGGTGCTGCTCGGCTACTTCGGCGAAAAGCTGGAAGAAGACTGCGGCAACTGCGACATCTGTCTCAATCCTCCCCAGCGCTACGACGCCACCGTCGACGCCCAGAAAGTCCTCTCCTGCGTCTACCGGGTGGGGCAGCGCTTCGGCATGGGGCATGTGGTCGATGTTCTGCGTGGCTCCGGCAACCAGCGCATCCAGACCCTCGGTCATGACCGCCTTTCCACTTACGGCATCGGCAGCGACAAAAGCCAGGAGTCCTGGGGGAGTCTCATCCGCCAGCTCGTTCACCTGGGCTATCTGAAGCAGGACGTGGGCAACTATTCGGTGCTCAAGCTGACCGAAGCCGCCCGACCGCTGCTGCGCGGGGGCGAGACGCTGATCCTGCCGCTGCCCCGCGTGAAGGCCAAGGTGGCGAAGAAGCGCCTCTCCCGCAAAGTGACGGACCTCGATTACGATGAGGGGCTGTTCGAAGCCCTGCGCGTGCTGCGCAAACGCCTGGCCGATGAGGAGGGGGTGCCGCCCTTCGTGGTCTTCGGCGACCAGAGTCTGGCGGAGATGGCGGCCTTCCGGCCAAAGGACGAGGAGGCGCTGCTCGCCATCAACGGGGTCGGCCGCCACAAGCTGCAGCGCTACGGTGCCGCTTTTCTGGCCGTTATCGCCGGAGAAGGGATGGACCATAGCGGCTCGACGGTGAGCTAGTCTTCCCGGATGAAATCGTAGGGACCGATTCCCTGGACGAGCAGATATTCGGCCTCGCCTTCGCCGCTGTTGCAGACGCGGTGGACCAGGCCGACCGGGGTCCGGGTGGTTTCGCCGGGCCCCAGAGTCACCGCCGTTTTACCGCGCATCTCCACGCGGATCGTTCCCTTGAGTCCCACAAAGAAGTCGTCGACCACACTGTGGTGGTGCCAGTCCGTCGCGCTCCCCGGGCCCAGTCGCATGACCCGCACTGAGACATCTGCTGTTTTGACGATGGTGTTTGTATCCACATGGCCTCCCTGTACCGATTCCCGGCGGTTGTCCCCGTTGCCTTCCCGCCGCTCGCTTCAGTTTAATGGCCGCGCCGGGTCCTTTCAAGTCCCGGCCGAAAACTCCGGCAGCGCTCTGGTGAAGATCGTACAGGACCACTGAATTTGTCTTGCCAAAGACGCCGCCCGGTTCTACATTGCTGACCGCCTTCGCCGTCTGCGGGGACGCCATGAATGACTTCTTCGCGCCGGCGACCGCCGGCTGGGATAGCCTCCTTGAAAAAGTTCAAAAAGATCTACATCGAGATTACCAACCACTGCAATCTCGCCTGCAGTTTCTGCCACCTCAGCCAGCGTC
Protein-coding regions in this window:
- a CDS encoding TIGR04442 family protein; its protein translation is MHQEIRLHGHINDSIEYFATVASRQAYRSYFFENTSEGLRIFSPGNEIVLDDKQIIHQGNGGSFCEYMFGVDQPMADLVKGDIRNRLVLYGATNEGDGSLKFTSHTEGSQSYERVFFEGNAVHNYFFFLSGSVSGSLREQQESLVRLLGKLLKRSSHVGEGDDAFLVDEIFGLLGHRSTLYLLKLIHKKHRIYHDAFSDLYESYRSIPDSEFDRLQAMAAELGIDRYQQERIRIDVMYKSPGNRRIVDEYRNILIDCNRKGTINTLENARLTRLKTLSVRNKIPEALFYTLDGMLKHDKLVDLNEQDYISATRQILEGIFFQEQQIDASIDTLDMVNLLQAKRKASENRDHTFEQILLETGKACDEKTRDGADTSLLESFSYIVTYFDRYDNASANINELSFMENVTLSEAAIRSLLGDKKAFAELNQALFTELFFKGILDNKYLGQFGRKKILCLQEGLAAIEEGRLTVKALQHRLTDIADQESLYGILLAHVKERIRNFYSRYNTRAEQETLRGEITEELHNKGLITDDIPEDLFHDVVVNIKKEAIYLHNLLPGIISTRDAALREDFLDNSGLDRFYVEELEREYFELNNLDMEDLYQIRKGLNG
- a CDS encoding GPMC system MBL fold metallohydrolase — encoded protein: MSPVDLTFTILGSGTSSGVPVPGCQCEVCRSHDPRNTRTRCSALLSYGDKNVLIDTATDLRQQVLREKLAQIDAVLFTHTHADHVNGIDDLRPFNSLSGEPLPIYGSPACLGRLRRSFSYIFDDNPEPGYRPRLLPREIHGPFELFGHLVTPLPLRHGQGESLGYRIGPLAYLTDCHNIPAATEELLAGIEVLIIDALRFRPHGTHFNIPQALAAAARLGARRTLLTHLSHDVEHIRDSASLPAGTEFAYDGLRLNLVLSGSTLASAH
- a CDS encoding methyl-accepting chemotaxis protein translates to MFSSLNLRWKILLALLAFAIIPVAVALAFTARLNNQQLEKNMQSRAKVVSGFVERSTTYSQAEKANYIRLLAQNPLMVNAVYSAGFSGNTAQLDSALNETLDRFDFDLIEVLDAEGQLLLRQGSDTDQTPGDRRDHPIIRGSFEGDTLVGIQLFDDRLAIVAAGPVQLAGAPLGHLIGVVFLDDHYAKKIRSLSDAEVAFFDEKGIFSATLEGLREIDPRIFAPTEAELQQFDAQEVIPKRVRYRTIDGTPHALFINTFGGAKRGVIMALDSSSMFEAKSRTNFILLAILAIAALLAALIGRSLSNNIVRPLRQLVQSLREISEGEGDLTRHLKVTSQDEVGELATSFNHFVDRLAQMVRRTREVANGLADATTKIQQSSRQVREDAVNQAHSLDESHRAIQSFDESIAGIAESTGSLVDGVEGSSSATLELSATIEQIATQMETLFTTVEEVSSSIHEMSVSNQQINESLDMLSSSTEVTASSITELDASIKEIDENAEQTSRLAEEATLDAQRGKEAVDATIDGIGAIRQTVDRAGEAIEELGSQSKAIGRILTVIDEIADQTSLLALNAAIIAAQAGEHGKGFAVVADEIRELADRTAVSTREIGGIITNLQQGTAEAVQAIQAGSQRVHEEVGRSRTSSEALEKIRLSTTRAMEQVRGIVRATQEQSKGSHQITSSINQISSMLHQIATAVDQQSTGSKQLVKASEAMKEIALQGKYATSEQAKGSRQINTGMETIRDMIERIDAATREQTSRSRQVVEAVADIRRIAEKNADRTAELDAIVESLSEQMAYLKSETGEFKA
- a CDS encoding chemotaxis protein CheX; translated protein: MAVKFFGQFLMEKGAITREDLLKAIEMQEATNLKFGEIAMVMGFLTETQVEKIHDAQRSEDLRFGDMALKLGLISPEQMQQILTRQKNGHLYLGEALVRVGGLKETDLEGYLEAFKADQAPYAADAVAIPAALPHRPLLEIMADLSFKMLARVGNIALRPDNCLESKELPQADVVAAMAFSGAASGRYILAVSAEVQKILARAILKEEEVDNESEEVLLDSVMEFINIVCGNIAAKAAQMGKPLDIHPPEILSGSQLQMPPNEPYGLRFPMALAGGDTVVLQVLIMD
- a CDS encoding response regulator; translation: MKRVLIVDDSISVARQLEKIITGSGAFQVVGHAKNGAEAIRMSQTENPEIICMDMNMPVMDGLTALRTLVAMNRGYKVVMVTSLGGVGDKYQEALKLGAREVISKPFNEESVLRVLQAL
- a CDS encoding HesB-like (seleno)protein, with product MIDITDSAKDVLEKVLQENPGKMLRVVIQGFGUGGPSLGLALDELKENEEVSKINGLDVLMDESVSSLSRRHTVDYVKNAMGEGFTILPEKGGCC
- a CDS encoding iron-sulfur cluster biosynthesis family protein encodes the protein MTITEKAQDKLTNILLNNPGKYLRVTFDGFGUGGPRLGLALDEPRDKEEISQISGLEVLIDENVKPFAEAQVIDYINNRTGKGFVVRAIYGQEHCA
- the thiM gene encoding hydroxyethylthiazole kinase gives rise to the protein MDMKAYTIDRLDRVKKNAPLIHNITNFVVMNSSANILLALGASPVMAHCPQEIKEMTALAGALVLNIGTLEDAWVESMLLAAETANHHHIPIILDPVGAGATSLRTGTVKKILNHATVSVLRGNASEIFSLADAEVRTKGVDSSLALSPEVAEAARTLARETGCILSISGEKDLITDGERTFRVSNGQPIMTRVTGLGCGLSAVTAAFCAVESDDRLKASAAATAFYGLCGDLAWRTAQAPGSFFTAFVDALYTTGPREIEEGLLVEQTS
- the recQ gene encoding DNA helicase RecQ — its product is MNCTPLETLRNVFGYSAFRPYQQPIVDALIAGEDAFVLMPTGGGKSLCYQIPALHRPGVAIVVSPLISLMKDQVDALRANGVRTAFYNSSLGAPEARQVLAQLHAGDLDLLYVAPERLMSDGFIERLQCIELALFAIDEAHCVSQWGHDFRPEYVQLGRLRQLFPQVPLIALTATADPQTRTDILARLGLQRATCYAAGFDRPNIRYTVVEKSRPANQLLTFLQGHEGEAGIVYALSRKRVEEVAARLCEAGFRAGAYHAGLPDGERQRVQEAFLRDDLQIVVATVAFGMGIDKPNVRFVVHYDLPKNIESYYQETGRAGRDGLPAEALLLFGYGDIAISRGLIEKGGNEEQNRIELHKLNSMVGFAEPLTCRRRVLLGYFGEKLEEDCGNCDICLNPPQRYDATVDAQKVLSCVYRVGQRFGMGHVVDVLRGSGNQRIQTLGHDRLSTYGIGSDKSQESWGSLIRQLVHLGYLKQDVGNYSVLKLTEAARPLLRGGETLILPLPRVKAKVAKKRLSRKVTDLDYDEGLFEALRVLRKRLADEEGVPPFVVFGDQSLAEMAAFRPKDEEALLAINGVGRHKLQRYGAAFLAVIAGEGMDHSGSTVS
- a CDS encoding cupin domain-containing protein translates to MDTNTIVKTADVSVRVMRLGPGSATDWHHHSVVDDFFVGLKGTIRVEMRGKTAVTLGPGETTRTPVGLVHRVCNSGEGEAEYLLVQGIGPYDFIRED